In Salvelinus namaycush isolate Seneca chromosome 12, SaNama_1.0, whole genome shotgun sequence, the DNA window ttgttttTGTTATAGCTTTCTTCTaaaattgttttttgttttttttaaatcctcagcaatctgtacacaataccccataatgacatcacaataccccataatgacatcacaataccccataatgacatcacaataccccataatgacacagtgaaaacaggtttccAGAAActgttgtaaatgtattaaaaattaaaaaacagaaatacctatatttacataagtattcagaccctttgctatgagattcgaaattaaactcagttgcatcctgtttccatggatcatccttgagatgtttctacaacttgattggagtccacctgtggtaaattaaattgattggacatgatttggaaaggcacacacctgtctatataagatcccatagttcacagtgcatatcagagcaaaaaccaagccatgaggttcgaaggaattgtctgtagagctccgagacaggattgtgtcgaggcacagatctggggatgggtaccaaaaaatgtctgctgcattgaaggtccccaagaacacagtggcttccatcattcttaaatggaagaagtttggaagcaccaagactcttcctagagctggccgcccggccaaactgagcaattgggggagaaggggagaaccttccagaaggacaaccgtctctgcagtactccaccaatcaggcctttatggtagagtggctagacggaagccagacggaagccactcctcagaccccgccctgtgcaactgggtcctggacttcctgacgggccgcccccaggtggtgagggtaggtaacaacatctccaccccgctgatcctcaacactggggccgccccacaagggtgcattctcagccctctcctgtactccctgttcacccacgactgcgtggccatgcacgcctccaactcaatcatcaagtttgcagacgacactacagtggtaggcttgattaccaacaatgacgagacggccctcagggaggaggtgagggcccttggagtgtggtgtcaggaagaaatttggcttgtcaccacaaacttctacagatccacaatagagagcatcctgtcgggctttatccccgcctggtacggcaactgctctgcccataaCCGTAAGGTTACTAATTAATACTAATACAGACTAATACTAATACAGACTAATACCAATATAGACTAATACTAATACTAGACTAATTCTAATACATACTAATACAGACATACTAATACTAATATACACTAATACTAATACTAGACTTATACTAATACAGACATACTACTACAGACTAATACTCATACTAGACTAATACTAATACCAGACTAATACAAGACAAATATTAATACTAGACAAATACTAATACAGTCAAATACTAATACAGACTAATACTAATACTCGACTAATACAAATACAGACATACTAATATAGACTAATACTAATACTAACACAGACTAATACAAATACAGACTAATAATAATACAGACTAATACTAATACAGAATAATACTAGACGAATACTAATATAGACCAATACTAATACAGACTAATGCTAATACTAGACTAATACTAATACAGACATACGAATACTAATATACACTAATACCAATACTAGACTAATACTAATACAGACTAATACTAATACAGACTAATACTAGACTAATACTAATACAGACATACAAATACTTATATTAAACTAGTATTATTATAAGACAAATAGTAATACTAGACGAATACTAATACAGACTAATACTAATACTCAACTAATACTAATACAGACATATTAATATAGACTAATACTAATACAGATTAATACTAATACAGACGAATACAAATGTTAGACTAATATTATTATTAGACACATATTAATACTAGACTAATACCAATACAGACTAATACTAATACTAGACTAATACAGACATAATAATATAGactaatagtaatactaatatagACTAATACTAATACAGACTACTACTAATACTCAACTAATACATACTAATATAGACCAATACTAATACAGACAAATACTAATACAGATTAATACTAATACTAGACTAATACAAGACTAATATTAGTATTAGACAAATATTAATACTAGACTAATACTAATACTAGACTAATACAGACATAATAATATAGACTAATATTAATACTAATGTAGACTAATACTAATACAGACTAATACTAATACAGACTAATACTAGACTAATACTAATATAGACTAATACTAATACAGACAAATACTAATACAGACTAACACTAATACTAGAGTAATACTAATATCGACatactaatactaatacagaCATACTAATACAGACAAATATTATTATTAGACGAATATTAATACTAAACTAATACTAATACAGACTAATACTCGACTAATACTAATACAGACATACTAATATAGACTAATATTAATACAGACGGATACCTATACAGACTAATTATATTACAGACATACTAATACAGACTAATACTAATATAGAATAATACTAATACAGACatactaatactaatacagaCATACTAATACAGACTAATACCAATATAGACATACAAATACTGAATATTACTAATACTAGAGTATTACTAATATTAGACTAATACTAATACAGACGGTGCAGAGTGACTGACTCTCTCCCCAACCGctccctcttcatctctccctccttctctctgtcatcccccctctctctctccctcttcctctctccctccctctctctgtcatcccccctctctctctccgtccctctctctgtcatcccccctctctctccctcttcctctctccctccctctctcttgctctctctccctcttcctctctccctccctctctcttgctctctctccctcttcctctctccctccctctctctgtcatcccccctctctctctccctcccccagtaCTCCAGCGGTATGTGGTGGCCATTGATACCAGTAACCCTCTGATcatgggagatggagagagggctgGACAAGACTATCTCCTCTGTGGCCGGTGAGAGCTACAGAGTGTACGTgagtttgtctgtaatttttctgctccaaaaaaattatatttaataAGAGTGTGATTCTTAGAAAATAAGtgtattgatatatatatatatatatatatttttttttttttcttgtgttTTAATGTaaagtttgttttcaaattctttgtgaaATGTTTATGGGTCTGTGTAACCTGAGGGAAATAAGTCAAACACCACCAATCAACCTACATCATTGCGCACACACACCcgtcgttactatgacaactagcgtagCCATGTCAACAAATaactgtctgaacacacacagatCCGATTTGGTCAATTGTAAGTTGATGATTGGAAAGCCAGTATTCCAAAACGGATTTAAAATACAAAACTGATTCGAGCATTAAGGCCTACAGTGTGAGCAAGGCTTAGTCCTCTCTTCTCTGTAGATCACCTACCATGGAAGAAGAGAACTCACCCTTGTAGATCACCTACCATGGAAGATGAGACCACACCCTTCTAGATCACCTACCATGGAAGATGAGCCTCACCCTTGTAGATCACCTACCATGGAAGATGAGACCTCACCCTTGTAGATCACCTACAATGGAAGATGAGACCGCACCCTTCTAGATCACCTACCATGGAAGATGAGACCACACCCTTGTAGATCACCTACCATGGAAGATGAGACCTCACCCTTGTAGATCACCTACCATGGAAGATGAGACCTCACCCTTGTAGATCACCTACCATGGAAGATGAGACCTCACCCTTGTAGATCACCTACCATGGAAGATGAGACCTCACCCTTGTAGATCACCTACCATGGAAGATGAGACCTCACCCTTGTAGATCACCTACCATGGAAGATGAGACCTCACCCTTGTAGATCACCTACCATGGAAGATGAGACCTCACCCTTGTAGATCACCTACCATGGAAGATGAGACCTCACCCTTGTAGATCACCTACAATGGAAGATGAGACCGCACCCTTGTAGATCACCTACCATGGAAGATGAGACCTCACCCTTGTAGATCACCTACCATGGAAGATGAGACCTCACCCTTGTAGATCACCTACCATGGAAGATGAGACCTCACCCTTGTAGGTCACCTACCATGGAAGACGATGAGTCGTCATCAAGAATGACAATATTTAAGGGGCAAGAAGACTGGACCTTGATCCGTGTTTCAGGGGACAGCGTCTCCTCTCAGTTGAAGTGGATAGATCTTGATCCATGTTTCAGGGGACAGCGTCTCCTCTCAGTTGAAGTGGATAGATCTTGGTCCATGTTTCAGGGGACAGCGACTCCTCTCAGTTGAAGTGGATAGATCTTGATCCATGTTTCAGGGGACAGCGACTCCTCTCAGTTGAAGTGGATAGATCTTGATCCATGTTTCAGGGGACAGCGACTCCTCTCAGTTGAAATGAAAAGCTGGGAGCTCTGCTGCCTGCTATACAACATTCAACCACTTGGAGACGCTGTTGTATCAGCAGACTGGAAAAGCTTACGAGTGTAGGACATGGGCCCCGGAccatattcacaaagcgtctcagagtaggagtgctgaactaggatcagttttgccttttagatcttAATGAATTTGATTATATAGACaaagggggggacctgatcctagatcagcactcctactcagatGCTGTGGAAGTGTCTTTGGAAGACTGACAATAAgttgctttaagaagttaagagcTAGAAGCGGGAGCAGCcttctctgtcggcgccattttgttttgtgacaACAGAGTGTCCCACGGTGGTCGGTGGGGGTTATGGGCTGGGCtgggcataagctacggacaacgaacacaattcgTATTTTATCGATGGCCATTTGAATACACAGCGATACCGTTATGAGATCCTGTTGCCCGTTGGGAGGCCCGTTGGGAGGCCCGTTGGGAGGCCCGTTATAAGATCCTGTTGCCCGTTGGGAGGCTCGTTAGGAGGCCCGTTGGGAGGCCCGTTGGGAGGCCCGTTGGGAGGCCCGTTATAAGATCCTGTTGCCCGTTGGGAGGCTCGTTAGGAGGCCCGTTGGGAGGCCCGTTATGAGATCCTGTTGCCCGTTGGGAGGCTCGTTAGGAGGCCCGTTGGGAGGCCCGTTATGAGATCCTGTTGCCCGTTGGGAGGCTCGTTAGGAGGCCCGTTGGGAGGCCCGTTGGGAGGCCCGTTATAAGATCCTGTTGCCCGTTGGGAGGCTCGTTAGGAGGCCCGTTGGGAGGCCCGTTATGAGATCCTGTTGCCCGTTGGGAGGCTCGTTAGGAGGCCCGTTGGGAGGCCCGTTATGAGATCCTGTTGCCCGTTGGGAGGCCCGTTGGGAGGCCCGTTGGGAGATCCTGTTGCCCGTTGGGAGGCCCGTTATGAGATCCTGTTGCCCGTTGGGAGGCTCGTTGGGAGGCCCGTTGGGAGGCTCGTTGTGGAGGCCCGTTGTGGAGGCCCGTtgtgtgaccaacagatgcatatgtctgtgttcccagtcatgtgaaatccatagattagggccgcatgaatttatttacattgactgatttcctcatatgaactgtaactcagtaaattattttaaattgttgtttttttatattttcgtTCAGTATAGAAGTAAATGTATATAAATGCTAtttctccacccggcacagccagaagaggactggtcacccctcagagcctggttcctctctacccagcacagccagaagaggactggtcacccctcagagcctggttcctctctacccggcacagccagaagaggactggtcactcctcagagcctggttcctctctaggtttccttcctaggttttggcctttttagggagtttttcctagccaccgtgcttctacacctgcattgcttgctgtttggggttttaagctgggtttctgtacagcaatttgagatatcagctgatgtaagaagggctttataaatacatttaaatgatTGATTGACTATATGGTCTTTAGAGGAGTCACTTTAGACCACATATGTTAAAGTCATTTcacggagggctgagtgtctgcaggtttttgctcctccctttTACTTGAtagatgaattaaggtcactaattagtaaggaactcccttcacctggttgtctaggtctcagtaaggaactcccctcacctggttgtctagggctcagtaaggaactcccctcacctggttgtctagggctcagtaaggaactcccctcacctggttgtctaggtctcagtaaggaactcccctcacctggttgtctagggctcagtaaggaactcccctcacctggttgtctagggctcagtaaggaactcccctcacctggttgtctagggctcagtaaggaactcccctcacctggttgtctagggctcagtaaggaactcacctggttgtctagagcTTAATGGAAAGGAAAAACCCAAAACCCAGCAGACACTAGCCCCTCCATGGAACGAGTTGGACGGCCCTGATCTAAAGGGAGATTTACAGTACTAGTAGTACTAGAGGATGTAGTGTTATCTACTGAGACGGAGTGTGTGAGGCCCTGGTGTAGACTGACTGTAGAAACGGTTCAAAGGACATTCAGTGGGATGGGTGTGTTGTCTATTTCACTAAATTGGAATCCTTGTTGTGTGATTTGtattgttgttttttatttccaGACTCAaataaaaaagttttttttttctcaaaaaaaaataaaacgtGAAATTATTGAGCACAGAAGAGGCCATTTTCACCACATTGAATCAACCATCGCAACTCATATACTGACTTGCCCATGCCGTGCGCAAAGGACTGGACATAGACTTTATAGTCACTGCCATAgtacatcaaacacacacacacacacacacacacacgcgtgttcAGGGAATGAGGAGAAGAGCGGAGGCTGCCGTGGCGATGGTCTCCACGGTGTCTTTAAAGTCGTTGCCGAAGCAACGCACCAGCAGGAGGTTGAAGATACCCACAATGCACATCAGGAACAGGAAGGACAGGACACGTTTCCCAAACAGGAAGCCAGGAGTGCTGACAGACATATACAATACAGTCAGTCAAGTTAGctagatacacacacaaaacaacagtcagtcacagttacacacacacatacataattcacacacacaggtgcacacacacacacacacacacgctcacctcTGAGATGTCTGACCCATATACCCAACAAAGTACTTCTGTCTGGCCCCCAGGTAGACGAGCCCTGCGAACGCAGCAGGAGCTGAACACACCAAGATCACAGTCAgagagttagttagggaatcatactagatcacagtcagagttagttagggaatcatactagatcacagtcagagtgttagttagggaatcatactagatcacagtcagagagttagttagggaatcaaactagatcacagtcagagtgttagttagggaatcatactagatcacagtcagagtgttagttagggaatcatactagatcacagtcagagttagttagggaatcatactagatcacagtcagagtgttagttagggaatcatactagatcacagtcagagtgttagttagggaatcatactagatcacagtcagagtgttagttagggaatcatactagatcacagtcagagttagttagggaatcatactagatcacagttagagttagttagggaatcatactagatcacagttagagtgttagttagggaatcatactagatcacagttagagttagttagggaatcatactagatcacagtcagagttagttagggaatcatactagatcacagttagagttagttagggaatcatactagatcacagttagagttagttagggaatcatactagatcacagtcagAGTGTTAGTTAGGGAATTATAATAGATCGCAGTCAGagtgttagttagggaatcatactagatcacagttagagttagttagggaatcatactagatcacagtcagAGTGTTAGTTAGGGAATTATACTAGATCGCAGTCAGAGTGTTAGTTAGGGAATTATACTAGATCGCAGTCAGagtgttagttagggaatcatactagatcacagtcagagttagttagggaatcatactagatcacagttagagtgttagttagggaatcatactagatcacagttagagttagttagggaatcatactagatcacagttagagttagttagggaatcatactacaTCACAGatagagttagttagggaatcatactagatcacagtcagagttagttagggaatcatactagatcacagtcagagagttagttagggaatcatactagatcacagtcagagtgttagttagggaatcatactagatcacagttagagagttagttagggaatcatactagatcacagtcagagagttagttagggaatcatactagatcacagtcagagtgttagttagggaatcatactagatcacagttagagtgttagttagggaatcatactagatcacagtcagagtgttagttagggaatcatactagatcacagtcagagagttagttagggaatcatactagatcacagtcagagttagttagggaatcatactagatcacagtcagagttagttagggaatcatactagatcacagttagagttagttagggaaccatactagatcacagttagagttagttagggaatcatactataTCACAGTCAGagagttagggaatcatactagatcacagatagagttagttagggaatcatactagatcacagttagagtgttagttagggaatcatactagatcacagttaGAGTGTTAGTTAaggaatcatactagatcacagtcagagtgttagttagggaatcatactagattacagatagagttagttagggaatcatactagatcacagtcagacttagttagggaatcatactagatcacagttagagtgttagttagggaatcatactagattacagttagagttagttagggaatcatactagatcacagtcagagttagttagggaatcatactagatcacagttagagtgttagttagggaatcatactagat includes these proteins:
- the LOC120056415 gene encoding arachidonate 5-lipoxygenase-activating protein-like — encoded protein: MLSVVVEHIFLLVLVTLISVLQNAFFATKVEREGKEHHANTSAFERVSCTNRNCMDSYPTFLAVMWCAGLCLNQAPAAFAGLVYLGARQKYFVGYMGQTSQSTPGFLFGKRVLSFLFLMCIVGIFNLLLVRCFGNDFKDTVETIATAASALLLIP